The Euphorbia lathyris chromosome 3, ddEupLath1.1, whole genome shotgun sequence genome contains a region encoding:
- the LOC136222639 gene encoding uncharacterized protein yields the protein MTKHLNRQDSDIAYQGHLPGCIWSVLHILDYHYWHSSKRISSRRKHRRGKHHTICCGYPKTISFEHYADEAQEYLAADAIPLIDEPQITKDAIANPTDRISAKARIKALVAKEMSARSQMPRADSFHRLRTSDSLGGITTDWSNPIIILERSADATESRCPGGFSSETGDKLVDSSLNKSYSDAANLSREISHRRIMECMDVLEVFKINKKMFLEILQDPDVKATNNFHVQLTSNTKARLKKSGSFPLARSPDNRHLKPSTLEHKSRETWSFRKGEKFNAEAKVQQSIEAKSLEDFLQMPKAGHANDTVVLAVSEELDFSSSPLSQVSNKHGRHQSFMGHLKYMMKKIKHGLRESKRQNNQTSSDSLLHRVPSGSTLTTDEKEIRGKLEEFPENPRSCHETSSSGKVLSRGQLSHMRRVSSLNESMDRYARLFEYSSTREGKWHEQKSKSLRLINENRIPETGYRIKSFKRRLSLQDLDSNETTHETEIPTKTVMDCDEITKSKSHKDSSLSRILVDGENLGPLYAAKETELHKNMVEEGNIYEENECPAICVVGTKDETFSSGELHEPEKQRDGHYQDEDIGSTASSSGEHEELSQVSVPVQESCIEDHITDQTTVSKGSEVDCRQNSMDETNSDFENDENPHTMIQNDFLHSEIEEVDDADFNYVKDVLEVSGLIQQGHLGTWHSLEQPLSPTLFKELEVYLQQELEYPPEDVDSNCVHHQLLFDSINEVLLQVYASSLAYFPKTICFDQHQRVCPLPKGSHMVEEVWKRLNWYRSPKLKIDQSLDDIVVRDLGKDESWMNLQLDFEDIALDLEDWIFYEILDEIIC from the exons ATGACAAAGCATTTGAATAGGCAAGATTCTGATATTGCATATCAGGGACATCTTCCAGGGTGCATATGGAGCGTGCTTCATATTCTTGATTACCATTATTGGCATAGTTCTAAAAGGATATCTTCCCGCAGAAAACACAGGAGAGGGAAACATCATACCATCT GCTGTGGATATCCCAAAACAATTTCTTTTGAGCACTATGCCGATGAAGCGCAGGAATATTTGGCTGCTGATGCTATCCCCTTAATT GATGAGCCGCAAATTACCAAGGATGCCATTGCCAATCCTACTGATAGAATTTCAGCCAAAGCCCGCATAAAAGCATTAGTGGCAAAAGAAATGTCTGCAAGATCACAGATGCCGCGGGCTGATTCATTTCATCGTTTAAGAACATCAGATAGCCTTGGTGGAATTACAACTGATTGGTCGAATCCAATCATAATTCTTGAGAGAAGTGCTGATGCTACTGAATCTAGATGCCCTGGGGGTTTTTCTTCAGAAACTGGTGATAAATTAGTTGATTCATCATTAAATAAAAGCTACTCAGATGCTGCAAACCTCAGCAGAGAAATTTCTCACCGACGTATAATGGAATGCATGGATGTTTTGGAGGTGTTTAAGATCAATAAGAAGATGTTCCTGGAAATCCTACAGGATCCTGATGTTAAAGCTACAAACAACTTTCATGTTCAGCTGACTTCAAACACAAAAGCAAGACTAAAGAAATCTGGGTCATTTCCTCTAGCCAGGTCCCCGGACAACAGACACTTGAAGCCTAGTACACTTGAGCACAAATCGAGGGAAACTTGGTCGTTCCGAAAAGGAGAAAAGTTCAATGCTGAGGCTAAAGTTCAACAGTCTATTGAAGCCAAGTCTCTTGAGGACTTCCTTCAGATGCCTAAAGCTGGACATGCTAATGATACAGTAGTCCTCGCTGTTAGTGAGGAATTAGACTTTTCTTCATCTCCATTGTCTCAGGTTTCAAACAAACATGGACGGCATCAATCATTTATGGGCCATTTGAAGTATATGATGAAGAAGATAAAACATGGACTCAGAGAGAGCAAAAGGCAGAATAATCAAACTTCATCAGATTCTCTTCTCCATAGAGTTCCTTCTGGAAGTACATTGACAACTGATGAGAAAGAGATTCGAGGAAAGTTGGAGGAGTTCCCAGAAAACCCCAGAAGTTGTCACGAAACAAGCAGTTCTGGCAAGGTGCTTAGCAGGGGCCAACTCTCACACATGAGAAGAGTATCTTCTCTGAACGAGTCAATGGATAGATATGCTCGTCTGTTTGAATACAGTTCAACCAGAGAGGGAAAGTGGCATGAGCAGAAATCTAAGAGTTTAAGATtgataaatgaaaacagaattcCGGAAACCGGGTACAGAATTAAATCCTTCAAAAGGAGACTTTCATTGCAGGATCTTGATTCAAACGAGACCACACATGAAACAGAAATTCCAACCAAGACTGTTATGGATTGTGATGAGATAACCAAGAGTAAAAGTCATAAAGATTCTAGTTTGTCAAGAATTCTTGTTGATGGAGAAAATTTAGGCCCACTATATGCTGCTAAAGAGACAGAACTTCACAAGAACATGGTAGAGGAAGGAAACATCTATGAGGAAAATGAATGTCCTGCTATCTGTGTAGTAGGTACGAAGGACGAAACATTTAGCAGTGGAGAGCTACATGAGCCAGAAAAGCAAAGAGATGGTCATTACCAAGATGAAGATATTGGTTCCACAGCAAGCTCCAGTGGGGAGCATGAAGAACTAAGTCAGGTTTCGGTTCCGGTTCAGGAGTCTTGTATTGAAGATCACATAACTGATCAAACAACAGTCTCAAAGG GTTCAGAGGTGGATTGTAGACAGAATTCCATGGATGAAACAAATTCAGACTTTGAAAATGATGAAAATCCACATACAATGATTCAGAATGACTTCCTCCACTCTGAAATAGAAGAAGTAGATGATGCAGACTTCAATTACGTGAAAGACGTTCTTGAAGTATCAGGCTTGATTCAGCAAGGGCACCTCGGTACTTGGCACTCCTTGGAGCAGCCACTTAGTCCAACCTTATTTAAGGAACTAGAAGTTTATTTGCAGCAGGAACTGGAATATCCTCCAGAAGATGTGGACAGCAATTGTGTTCATCATCAGCTTCTATTTGATTCAATCAACGAGGTGTTACTTCAGGTGTATGCAAGCTCACTAGCCTACTTCCCGAAGACTATCTGCTTCGATCAACATCAACGTGTGTGTCCATTACCTAAGGGAAGCCATATGGTTGAAGAAGTTTGGAAAAGACTTAACTGGTACCGAAGCCCCAAATTAAAGATTGACCAATCACTGGATGACATTGTGgtaagagacttgggaaaagaTGAGAGTTGGATGAACCTTCAATTGGATTTTGAGGACATAGCACTTGACCTTGAGGATTGGATTTTTTATGAAATTCTAGATGAAATAATATGTTGA
- the LOC136222311 gene encoding stearoyl-[acyl-carrier-protein] 9-desaturase, chloroplastic translates to MALKLNPFLSQSHKLPSFALPPVAGGHRSPRFYMASTLKSGSKEVENLKKPFMPPREVHVQVTHSMPPQKIEIFKSLEGWAEDNILVHLKPVEKCWQPQDFLPDPASDGFEEQVKELRERAKELPDDYFVTLVGDMITEEALPTYQTMLNTLDGVRDETGASLTSWAVWTRAWTAEENRHGDLLNKYLYLSGRVDMRQIEKTIQYLIGSGMDPRTENSPYLGFIYTSFQERATFVSHGNTARHAKEHGDIKLAQICGIIAADEKRHETAYTKIVEKLFEIDPDGTIVAFADMMRKKIAMPAHLMYDGRDDNLFDHFSAVAQRLGVYTAKDYADIMEFLVGRWKVEKLTGLSSEGQKAQDYVCRLPPRIRRLEERAQGRAQEAQSVPFSWIFDREVKL, encoded by the exons ATGGCTCTCAAACTCAATCCTTTCCTTTCTCAATCTCACAAATTACCTTCTTTCGCTTTACCTCCAGTGGCTGGTGGTCACAGATCTCCCAGGTTTTACATGGCTTCTACCCTCAAGTCTGGCTCCAA GGAGGTTGAGAATCTGAAGAAGCCTTTTATGCCTCCTCGTGAGGTGCACGTTCAGGTCACCCATTCTATGCCACCTCAAAAGATTGAGATCTTTAAATCTTTGGAGGGTTGGGCTGAGGATAACATTCTGGTTCATCTGAAGCCAGTTGAGAAGTGTTGGCAACCACAGGACTTTTTGCCTGATCCTGCCTCCGATGGATTCGAGGAGCAAGTGAAAGAACTTAGGGAGAGAGCAAAGGAACTTCCAGACGACTACTTTGTTACCTTGGTTGGAGACATGATCACGGAAGAGGCTCTTCCCACTTATCAAACAATGCTGAATACCTTAGACGGTGTCCGAGATGAAACAGGGGCAAGTCTTACATCCTGGGCAGTTTGGACAAGGGCATGGACTGCTGAAGAAAATAGACACGGTGATCTCCTCAATAAGTATCTCTACCTATCTGGACGAGTTGACATGAGGCAAATTGAGAAGACTATTCAGTATTTGATAGGATCAGGAATG GATCCACGGACAGAAAATAGTCCCTACCTCGGGTTTATCTACACATCATTCCAAGAAAGGGCAACCTTCGTTTCCCATGGGAACACGGCCAGACATGCTAAGGAACATGGAGATATAAAGTTGGCTCAAATCTGTGGTATAATTGCTGCAGATGAGAAGCGTCATGAAACGGCCTACACAAAAATAGTCGAAAAACTCTTTGAGATTGATCCAGATGGAACTATTGTGGCTTTCGCTGACatgatgaggaagaaaattGCTATGCCTGCACACTTGATGTATGATGGCCGCGATGACAATCTGTTTGACCACTTTTCTGCAGTTGCACAGAGACTTGGCGTCTACACAGCAAAGGACTATGCAGACATAATGGAGTTTTTGGTGGGAAGATGGAAGGTGGAAAAACTTACAGGACTTTCATCGGAGGGGCAAAAAGCTCAAGATTATGTTTGCCGGTTGCCTCCAAGAATTAGAAGGCTGGAAGAACGAGCTCAAGGAAGGGCGCAAGAAGCACAAAGCGTTCCTTTCAGTTGGATTTTCGATAGAGAGGTGAAACTGTAA